In one window of Brassica rapa cultivar Chiifu-401-42 chromosome A07, CAAS_Brap_v3.01, whole genome shotgun sequence DNA:
- the LOC103831057 gene encoding protein TWIN SISTER of FT — translation MSVNNRDPLVVGGVIGDVLERFTRSIDLRVTYGQREVTNGLDIRPSQIINKPRVEIGGEDLRNFYTLVMVDPDVPSPSNPHLREYLHWLVTDIPATTGTNFGNEIVSYESPRPTSGIHRLVLVLFRQLGRQTVYEPGWRPQFNTREFAALYNLGLPVAAVYFNCQRDNGCGGRRT, via the exons ATGTCTGTAAATAACAGAGATCCTCTTGTGGTAGGGGGAGTGATAGGGGACGTTCTTGAACGGTTCACAAGATCAATCGATCTAAGGGTTACATACGGCCAAAGAGAGGTGACAAATGGGTTGGATATAAGGCCTTCTCAAATTATCAACAAGCCAAGAGTTGAGATTGGTGGAGAAGACCTAAGGAACTTCTATACTTTG GTTATGGTGGATCCAGATGTTCCAAGTCCTAGCAACCCGCACCTTCGAGAATATCTCCATTG GTTGGTGACTGATATCCCTGCGACAACTGGAACAAACTTTG GCAATGAGATTGTGTCTTACGAGAGTCCAAGGCCCACCTCGGGAATTCATCGTCTCGTGCTGGTATTGTTCCGGCAGCTCGGGAGGCAAACAGTGTATGAACCAGGGTGGCGCCCACAATTTAACACTCGTGAGTTTGCCGCGCTATACAATCTCGGCCTTCCCGTGGCTGCGGTTTACTTCAATTGTCAGAGGGATAATGGCTGCGGAGGACGAAGAACTTAG
- the LOC103831058 gene encoding mitochondrial proton/calcium exchanger protein, whose product MASRALLRRRKYIVQSLSEQFNTIQCLSSVERQGYESIKGLDSGKPDSKLPYFLKNKESFTSNLDGFHTSRLLQSPNFSNGGVGKLEFPYPLGYRSVQQSLWSSVATANKPDDDKKGEKITSQSKEASPEECDEAVEGLSLAKAKAKAKKLEESQKSDVYIMQRVRAFLLGIGPALRAIASMSREDWAIKLRHWKDEFKSTLQHYWLGTKLLWADVRISVRLLVKLANGKGLSRRERQQLTRTTADIFRLVPVAVFIIVPFMEFLLPVALKLFPNMLPSTFQDKMKEEEALKRRLNARMEYAKFLQDTVKEMAKEVQTSRSGEIKKTAEDLDGFMNKVRRGVGVSNDEILGFAKLFNDELTLDNINRPRLVNMCKYMGISPFGTDAYLRYMLRKRLQEIKKDDKLIKAEGVESLSEAELRQACRYRGMLQLGSVEEMRQQLIDWLDLSLNHSVPSSLLILSRSFSMSGKLKPEEAVQATLSSLPDEVLDTVGVTALSSEDSVSERKRKLEYLEMQEELIKEEEDEEEEEMAKMKESASSQKDVALDEMLASTAKDANEQAIAKTLEKHEQLCELSRALAVLASASSVSMEREEFLKLVKKEVDLYNSMVEKGGTDDEEEARKAYLAAREDSDRSAQKAIADKTSSALLDRVESMLQKLEKEIDDVDNKIGNRWRLLDRDYDGKVSPDEVASAAMYLKDTLGKEGIQELIQNLSKDKDGKILVEDLVKLASEIEDAEEAAEEAANEPTKP is encoded by the exons ATGGCTTCAAGAGCGCTTCTCCGAAGAAGGAAGTACATCGTTCAGTCTCTAAGTGAACAGTTTAACACGATCCAATGTCTTTCAAGCGTTGAGCGTCAAGGATATGAGAGCATTAAGGGTCTGGATTCTGGAAAACCTGATTCCAAATTGCCTTATTTTCTCAAGAATAAAGAGTCGTTCACTTCCAATTTGGATGGGTTTCACACAAGTCGATTGCTTCAGTCTCCTAATTTTAGTAACGGAGGAGTTGGAAAGTTAGAGTTTCCTTACCCGTTGGGGTATAGATCGGTTCAACAGTCTTTGTGGTCTTCTGTGGCAACGGCCAACAAGCCTGATGATGATAAAAAGGGAGAAAAGATTACTTCACAAAGCAAAGAAGCCTCTCCGGAGGAGTGTGATGAAGCAGTGGAGGGGCTGAGTTTGGCTAAAGCTAAAGCTAAAGCGAAGAAATTGGAAGAATCGCAAAAATCTGATGTATACATTATGCAACGTGTGAGGGCGTTTCTTCTTGGAATTGGTCCTGCTTTGAGAGCTATTGCATCCATGAGCAG GGAGGACTGGGCCATCAAGCTTCGCCACTGGAAAGATGAATTTAAATCTACCCTGCAGCACTACTGGCTGGGGACAAAGCTGCTCTGGGCTGATGTCAGAATTAGTGTTAGGCTGCTTGTTAAACTTGCTAATGGGAAAGGTCTCTCTAGGAGGGAACGGCAGCAACTCACTCGAACCACTGCGGACATTTTTAGATTAGTCCCGGTCGCAGTTTTCATTATTGTCCCGTTCATGGAGTTCTTGCTACCGGTAGCTCTTAAGCTGTTTCCAAACATGCTCCCGTCGACTTTCCAGGACAAGATGAAAGAAGAG GAGGCGCTGAAAAGAAGGCTGAATGCAAGGATGGAGTATGCAAAGTTTCTCCAAGATACTGTGAAAGAAATGGCAAAGGAAGTCCAAACCTCACGCAGTGGGGAGATAAAAAAGACAGCAGAAGATCTAGATGGATTCATGAACAAG GTCAGAAGAGGAGTAGGTGTTTCAAATGATGAAATTTTGGGCTTTGCAAAACTATTCAATGATGAGCTTACATTGGATAACATTAACAG GCCTCGATTGGTAAATATGTGCAAATACATGGGTATTAGCCCATTTGGAACGGATGCATACTTACGTTATATGCTTCGGAAAAGATTACAGGA GATTAAAAAGGATGATAAGTTGATCAAAGCTGAGGGTGTAGAGTCTCTCTCAGAAGCTGAACTTCGCCAAGCTTGCAGATACAGAGGAATGCTTCAATTGGGTTCAGTTGAAGAAATGAGACAGCAG TTAATTGACTGGCTGGATTTGTCCCTCAACCATTCAGTTCCATCATCCCTCCTAATTCTCTCTAG ATCTTTCTCGATGTCTGGGAAACTCAAGCCAGAAGAGGCTGTCCAAGCTACTCTCTCCTCTCTGCCAGACGAGGTTCTGGACACAGTTGGCGTCACAGCTCTGTCATCAGAAGATTCTGTATCAGAAAGGAAGAGGAAGTTAGAATACTTAGAAATGCAAGAAGAATTAATCAAG GAggaagaggatgaagaagaggaggaaatgGCAAAGATGAAAGAGTCTGCTTCAAGCCAAAAAGATGTAGCGTTGGATGAGATGCTGGCTTCTACAGCTAAAGATGCTAATGAACAAGCGATAGCAAAAACTCTTGAGAAACATGAGCAGCTCTGTGAGCTCAGCCGTGCATTGGCAGTTTTAGCTTCCGCATCT TCTGTTAGCATGGAGCGTGAAGAGTTTCTCAAACTAGTTAAAAAGGAG GTGGATCTATACAACAGCATGGTAGAGAAAGGTGGTACAGATGACGAGGAAGAAGCTAGGAAAGCTTACTTAGCTGCTCGAGAAGATAGTGACCGAAGTGCTCAGAAAGCAATCGCTGATAAAACTTCTTCTGCACTGCTAGATAGG GTTGAGTCAATGCTCCAGAAACTTGAAAAGGAAATAGATGACGTCGATAACAAGATTGGAAACCGCTGGAGACTCCTGGACAG AGATTATGATGGAAAGGTAAGTCCAGATGAAGTTGCATCGGCTGCGATGTACCTAAAGGACACATTGGGCAAAGAGGGAATTCAAGAGCTTATTCAGAATCTTTCTAAGGATAAAG ATGGCAAAATTCTGGTGGAAGATTTGGTGAAGTTAGCTAGCGAGATTGAAGATGCTGAAGAAGCAGCTGAGGAGGCTGCGAATGAGCCAACCAAGCCTTGA
- the LOC103831059 gene encoding polygalacturonase, whose protein sequence is MASSLSLVHIFTILVTIIMSRFAQFDARTSLNVLSFGAKPDGVVDSTKAFSDAWDSACRVEDSAMIYVPKGRYLIGRELRFEGESCRSREITLRVDGTLIGPQDYRLLGKEQNWFSFVGVHNVTVLGGSFDAKGSTLWSCKANGQNCPEGATTLRFMDSYNVKIIGVLSLNSQLFHIAINRCNNVKIEDIRIIAPDDSPNTDGIHIQKSTDIEVRNASIKTGDDCISIGPGTKNLMVDGITCGPGHGISIGSLAKDLEEEGVVNVTVKKAVFVRTDNGLRIKSWPRHSKGFVERVRFLGALMVNVSYPILIDQNYCPGDSYCPTEESGIKINDVIYSGIMGTSATKVAIKMDCSERFPCTQIRMQAINLTYRGGAATTSCINASGKQLGLVIPNGCL, encoded by the exons ATGGCATCGTCTCTAAGCTTGGTTCACATTTTTACCATCCTTGTAACAATAATCATGTCCCGTTTTGCTCAGTTTGACGCAAGAACAAGTCTTAACGTTCTGAGTTTCGGGGCGAAACCAGACGGAGTTGTAGATTCCACAAAAGCCTTTTCGGATGCATGGGACTCAGCGTGTCGAGTGGAAGACTCGGCCATGATTTACGTGCCAAAAGGAAGGTATTTGATTGGTCGGGAGCTTCGTTTTGAAGGAGAAAGTTGCAGAAGCCGTGAGATAACCCTAAGGGTCGATGGAACTTTGATTGGTCCTCAAGATTACAGGTTGCTTGGGAAAGAACAAAATTGGTTCAGTTTTGTTGGTGTTCACAATGTTACTGTTCTTGGAGGTTCTTTTGATGCTAAAGGATCCACACTATGGAGTTGCAAGGCCAATGGTCAAAACTGCCCTGAAGGTGCAACG ACACTGAGATTCATGGACTCTTACAACGTCAAGATCATAGGAGTATTGTCGTTGAACAGTCAATTGTTCCACATAGCAATCAACCGTTGCAACAATGTAAAGATTGAGGATATCCGCATCATAGCACCAGATGATAGCCCCAACACTGATGGAATTCACATTCAGAAATCGACTGACATCGAGGTCAGAAATGCTTCTATCAAAACTGGAGACGACTGTATATCTATCGGACCTGGTACAAAGAACTTGATGGTAGATGGAATCACCTGTGGTCCTGGTCATGGAATCAG CATTGGTAGCTTAGCGAAGGACCTAGAGGAGGAAGGCGTGGTAAACGTGACAGTGAAGAAGGCAGTGTTCGTACGAACGGACAATGGGTTAAGGATAAAGTCGTGGCCACGTCATAGCAAAGGATTCGTGGAGAGGGTTCGGTTCTTAGGGGCTCTTATGGTCAACGTCTCCTATCCTATCCTCATCGACCAGAACTATTGCCCTGGCGATTCTTATTGCCCTACTGAG gAGTCGGGAATCAAAATAAACGATGTAATATACAGTGGAATCATGGGAACATCGGCCACAAAAGTTGCTATAAAGATGGATTGCAGCGAGCGATTCCCATGCACTCAGATACGAATGCAGGCAATTAATCTAACTTATCGCGGTGGAGCAGCAACAACTTCTTGCATCAATGCTTCCGGTAAGCAACTTGGTTTGGTTATACCCAACGGATGTCTCTGA
- the LOC103831060 gene encoding type II inositol polyphosphate 5-phosphatase 15: MGDHQNDDVFSFFTTPNDSDFSSAAATPSTLFNPCSYSYSSSSSGDESHPSAPSVDDSNKRIDYMIQFLDRRLSQDGNFDAIGPENDADGSDSLPEFVGKCGGTGIFKVPIRSAVHPNRPPSLEVRPHPLRESQIGRFLRTMTSTERQLWAGAEDGGLKVWDFDGMYGSGRGLEVEDTAPYKETSEVEIGSSVVCMIGDEGSRVVWSGHRDGRIRCWKLRDDHVIEEVLSWQAHRGPVLSIAISSYGDIWSGSEGGALKVWPWEGLGKSLSLKMEQRHMAVISVERSYIDPRNQTSAYGFANTLTSDVTFLVSDHTRAKVWSASPLTFALWDARTRDLIKVFNIDGQLENRNDMSAFPDFGIDEDAKMRIATASRKEKSQSSLGFFQRSRNALMGAADAVRRAAVKGGFCDDSKRTEAIVISADGLIWTGTANGVVMRWDGNGNCLQEFSYQSSGILCMFTFCSRLWVGYSNGTVQVLDLEGKLLGGWVAHSGPVIKMAIGGGYLFTLAYHGGIRGWNVTSPGPLDNVLRAELAGKEFLYSRIENLKILAGTWNVGEGRASTDSIVSWLGCAATGVEIVVVGLQEVEMGAGVLAMSAARETVGLEGSPLGQWWMDLIGKTLDEGSSFVRVGSRQLAGLLICVWVRHDLKPLVGDVDAAAVPCGFGRAIGNKGAVGVRLRMYDRILCFVNCHFAAHLEAVSRRNADFDHVYRTMAFSRQSSSLNSGAASASVGVSMPRGGNAVNTFEARPELSEADMIVFLGDFNYRLDDITYDETRDFISQRCFDWLRQKDQLHTEMEAGNVFQGMREAIIGFPPTYKFERHQAGLAGYDSGEKKRIPAWCDRILYRDSKSHLGADCSLDCPVVSSVSQYDACMDVTDSDHKPVRCVFSVKIARVDESVRRQELGNIINTNKKIKVMLGELSKVPETVVSTNNIILQNHDSTILRVTNKSEKHIAFFKIICEGQSIIEEDGQAHDHRARGSFGFPQWLEVSPGTGIIKPNQIAEVSVRLEDFPTVQEYVDGVAQNSWCEDTRDEEVILVLVVHGRFSTQTKNHRIRVRHIPRGCTTAKKHYDDRPKTSGQINALHRSDYQQLSNTLDVVEQLKELAQSIEEEPPLSRRGLL; the protein is encoded by the exons ATGGGAGATCATCAAAACGACGACGTTTTCTCCTTCTTCACCACTCCCAACGACTCCGACTTCTCCTCCGCCGCGGCTACTCCCTCCACGCTTTTCAACCCTTGCTCTTACTCctactcctcctcctcctccggcgaCGAATCTCACCCCTCCGCTCCCTCCGTCGACGACAGCAACAAGCGAATCGACTACATGATCCAGTTCCTCGACCGTAGGCTCAGCCAAGACGGCAATTTCGACGCGATCGGGCCTGAGAACGACGCTGACGGATCAGATTCTCTCCCGGAGTTCGTCGGGAAGTGCGGTGGGACCGGGATCTTCAAGGTTCCGATCAGGTCCGCAGTTCATCCGAATCGGCCTCCCAGTCTCGAGGTGAGGCCTCATCCTCTGAGGGAAAGTCAAATCGGACGGTTCTTGAGGACGATGACGAGTACGGAGAGGCAATTGTGGGCTGGAGCTGAGGACGGTGGGTTGAAGGTGTGGGACTTCGACGGGATGTACGGAAGCGGGAGGGGATTAGAGGTGGAGGATACGGCGCCGTATAAGGAGACTTCGGAGGTGGAGATTGGGTCTTCAGTTGTGTGTATGATTGGAGATGAAGGTAGTAGAGTGGTTTGGAGTGGGCATAGAGACGGGAGGATTAGGTGTTGGAAACTGAGAGATGACCATGTGATTGAAGAAGTTTTGTCATGGCAAGCTCATCGTGGTCCGGTGCTCTCCATTGCCATCTCATCTTACG GAGATATATGGTCCGGGTCTGAGGGAGGCGCTCTTAAAGTTTGGCCCTGGGAAGGTCTGGGGAAGTCTCTTTCTTTGAAAATGGAACAGAGGCACATGGCTGTGATATCAGTAGAGAGATCGTATATTGACCCAAGGAACCAGACTTCGGCCTATGGTTTTGCTAATACATTGACATCAGATGTTACATTCTTGGTATCTGATCACACAAGGGCAAAAGTATGGAGTGCTAGTCCCCTGACGTTTGCTTTGTG GGATGCGCGCACAAGGGATTTGATCAAAGTATTCAACATTGATGGGCAGCTTGAAAATCGAAATGACATGTCCGCGTTTCCTGATTTTGGCATTGATGAAGATGCAAAAATGAGGATTGCCACTGCTTCAAGGAAAGAGAAAAGTCAGTCTTCTCTTGGATTCTTTCAGCGGTCGCGTAATGCTCTTATGGGAGCAGCTGATGCTGTTCGCCGTGCTGCAGTGAAAGGGGGGTTTTGTGATGATAGTAAAAGGACTGAGGCCATTGTCATATCTGCTGATGGACTCATTTGGACTGGAACTGCAAACGGCGTAGTTATGCGATGGGATGGGAATGGTAATTGCTTGCAAGAGTTCTCATACCAGTCTTCTGGTATTCTCTGCATGTTTACTTTTTGTTCTCGGCTGTGGGTTGGTTATTCCAATGGAACTGTTCAGGTATTGGACCTTGAGGGAAAGCTGCTTGGAGGATGGGTGGCTCATAGTGGCCCTGTAATAAAAATGGCTATTGGTGGTGGTTATTTATTTACCCTTGCGTATCATGGAGGTATCCGAGGATGGAATGTTACTTCTCCAGGGCCCCTTGACAACGTATTGCGGGCTGAGTTGGCTGGGAAAGAATTTTTGTATTCAAGGATCGAGAATCTGAAAATATTAGCTGGTACGTGGAACGTTGGAGAGGGTAGAGCTTCAACCGACTCAATTGTATCTTGGTTAGGCTGTGCTGCAACTGGAGTTGAGATCGTAGTTGTTGGACTGCAAGAAGTTGAAATGGGAGCAGGAGTTCTTGCAATGTCCGCAGCAAGAGAAACA GTGGGACTTGAGGGTAGTCCACTAGGTCAGTGGTGGATGGATCTGATAGGGAAAACTTTGGATGAGGGTTCATCGTTTGTTCGTGTTGGCTCTAGGCAGCTAGCAGGGTTGCTCATATGTGTATG GGTGAGACATGACCTTAAGCCTCTCGTGGGAGATGTAGACGCTGCTGCGGTTCCTTGTGGTTTTGGACGAGCGATTGGTAATAAG GGAGCAGTAGGTGTTCGACTCAGAATGTATGATCGAATACTGTGCTTTGTAAATTGTCATTTTGCTGCACACCTTGAAGCTGTTAGCCGGCGAAATGCTGACTTTGACCATGTTTATCGAACAATGGCCTTTTCACGCCAGTCTAGTTCACTCAATTCAGGAGCTG CTAGTGCTTCAGTTGGTGTCTCAATGCCTCGTGGTGGAAAT GCTGTCAACACATTTGAAGCAAGGCCTGAATTATCTGAAGCAGACATGATCGTATTTCTTGGAGATTTTAACTACCGCTTGGACGATATAACTTATGATGAAACAAGGGATTTCATTTCTCAAAGATGCTTTGACTGGCTAAGACAAAAAGACCAGCTACATACTGAAATGGAAGCTGGGAATGTCTTTCAAGGGATGCGTGAGGCAATTATCGGGTTTCCTCCAACATACAAGTTTGAAAGACACCAAGCTGGTTTAGCAG GATATGATTCTGGGGAAAAGAAGCGGATTCCTGCCTGGTGCGATAGGATCCTCTATCGGGATAGCAAGAGTCATTTGGGAGCTGACTGCAGTTTGGATTGTCCAGTGGTGTCTTCTGTATCACA GTATGATGCGTGCATGGATGTAACAGACAGTGACCACAAGCCCGTGCGCTGTGTATTTAGCGTAAAGATCGCCCGGGTCGATGAATCAGTTAGGAGACAAGAATTGGGGAACATCATAAACACGAATAAGAAAATCAAGGTCATGCTTGGAGAGTTAAGCAAGGTTCCAGAAACAGTTGTCAGCACTAATAATATAATTCTCCAGAATCATGATTCAACGATTCTGCGTGTCACGAATAAGAGCGAGAAGCACATTGCTTTCTTCAAAATAATTTGTGAAGGTCAGTCTATCATTGAAGAGGATGGTCAGGCACACGACCACCGAGCAAGAGGCTCTTTTGGGTTTCCCCAGTGGTTGGAG gTGTCTCCAGGAACGGGGATAATCAAGCCGAACCAAATAGCCGAGGTCTCAGTCCGCCTCGAAGACTTCCCAACAGTACAAGAGTATGTGGACGGTGTTGCTCAGAACTCATGGTGTGAAGACACAAGAGATGAGGAAGTCATATTGGTGCTCGTGGTGCACGGAAGGTTCTCGACCCAAACAAAAAACCATAGAATACGTGTGCGTCATATCCCTCGTGGATGCACCACGGCAAAGAAACATTACGATGATAGACCCAAAACCTCAGGACAAATAAACGCTCTTCATCGATCCGATTATCAACAGCTAAGCAATACGCTTGATGTGGTTGAGCAATTAAAGGAACTTGCACAGTCCATAGAAGAGGAGCCACCTCTCTCTCGGAGGGGTCTTTTGTAA